A portion of the Thunnus maccoyii chromosome 20, fThuMac1.1, whole genome shotgun sequence genome contains these proteins:
- the a1cf gene encoding APOBEC1 complementation factor isoform X2 → MESNQKASGDGLAGTQKEAALRALMQRTGYQLRQENGQRRYGGPPPGWDGTPPERGSEIFVGKLPRDLFEDELVPLCEKFGKIYEVRMMMDFNGNNRGYAFVTFSTKQEAKTAMKQLNNYEIRNGRLLGVCASVDNCRLFVGGIPKTKKREEILSEMRKVTDGVMDVIVYPSAADKSKNRGFAFVEYESHRAAAMARRKLLPGRIQLWGHAIAVDWAEPEVEVDEDTMATVKILYVRNLMLQTTEETIEKEFNSLKPGAVERVKKIRDYAFVHFTQREDAINAMNTLNGKVVDGSPIEVTLAKPVDKDSYVRYTRGTGGRGSSLMQPDYAAYTLGQVYDPSTAYLGAPVFYAPQAYAAIPGQFRFPAAKAHVGGRGLIRTPSVREIYMTVPVGAAGVRGLGGRGYLAYTAGGGAVGRGGSGGASYGLKGDKQAEEKLYDLLPGMELTPMNPAAMSMKAAAIKPATQVLDELCQKNNWGHPVYQLHSAIGPDQRQLFLYKITIPALATQYPNVHPFTPAKLCAAVEEAKVHAAEHTLQTLGMQTEVPADAGCATAAAVASVAFPGM, encoded by the exons ATGGAATCCAATCAGAAAGCAAGCGGGGACGGACTGGCGGGGACGCAGAAGGAGGCGGCGCTCCGGGCGCTCATGCAGCGCACAGGATACCAGCTGAGACAG GAGAACGGGCAGCGGCGGTACGGCGGCCCTCCACCCGGGTGGGACGGCACACCACCGGAGAGAGGCAGCGAGATCTTTGTGGGGAAACTACCGAGAGATCTGTTTGAAGACGAGCTGGTGCCGCTGTGTGAGAAG tTTGGAAAGATCTACGaggtgaggatgatgatggaCTTTAACGGGAACAACAGAGGTTACGCCTTCGTCACCttcagcaccaaacaggaagCCAAAACAGCCATGAAGCAGCTCAACAACTACGAGATCAG GAATGGCCGCCTGCTCGGCGTTTGTGCCAGCGTCGACAACTGCCGTCTGTTTGTCGGCGGGATTCCAAAGACCAAGAAGCGCGAGGAGATCCTGTCTGAGATGAGGAAGGTCACTGACGGGGTCATGGACGTCATCGTGTACCCGAGCGCCGCCGACAAATCCAAGAACCGAGGCTTCGCCTTCGTCGAGTACGAGAGCCACCGAGCAGCCGCCATGGCTCGCCGCAAACTGCTGCCAG GTCGTATTCAACTGTGGGGTCACGCCATCGCCGTGGACTGGGCGGAGcctgaggtggaggtggatgAGGATACCATGGCGACCGtcaagatactgtatgtcaggaACCTGATGCTGCAGACCACAGAGGAGACCATCGAGAAGGAGTTCAACAGCCTCAAACCAG GTGCAGTGGAGCGAGTGAAGAAGATCAGAGACTACGCCTTTGTCCATTTCACTCAGAGGGAAGACGCCATCAACGCCATGAACACCCTCAACGGAAAG gTGGTGGACGGGTCTCCTATCGAGGTGACTCTGGCCAAACCGGTGGACAAAGACAGTTATGTCCGTTACACCAGAGGGACGGGAGGACGAGGAAGCTCTCTGATGCAGCCCGACTACGCTGCCTACACCCTGGGACAG GTGTACGACCCCTCGACGGCGTATCTCGGTGCACCCGTGTTTTATGCCCCTCAGGCCTACGCTGCCATACCGGGTCAGTTCCGCTTCCCGGCGGCCAAAGCTCACGTTGGAGGTCGAGGTCTGATCAGGACGCCGTCTGTCAGAG AAATTTACATGACTGTACCTGTAGGGGCTGCGGGGGTGCGGGGGCTGGGTGGGCGTGGCTACCTGGCCTACACTGCTGGGGGTGGAGCCGTGGGCCGAGGCGGCAGCGGCGGCGCCTCCTACGGTCTGAAGGGGGACAAGCAGGCGGAGGAGAAGCTGTATGACCTGCTGCCGGGCATGGAGCTGACCCCAATGAACCCTGCCGCCATGAGCATGAAGGCTGCCGCCATCAAACCTGCAACACAG GTTCTGGATGAGTTGTGTCAGAAGAATAACTGGGGTCATCCGGTCTATCAGCTCCACTCTGCCATCGGTCCGGACCAGAGACAACTCTTCCTCTACAAGATCACCATACCGGCTCTGGCTACTCAGTACCCCAACGT cCATCCCTTCACCCCTGCTAAGCTGTGTGCGGCTGTAGAAGAGGCTAAAGTCCACGCGGCCGAGCACACCCTGCAGACTCTCGGTATGCAGACAGAGGTCCCCGCTGACGCCGGCTGCGCTACTGCTGCCGCTGTGGCTTCGGTAGCCTTCCCAGGTATGTGA
- the a1cf gene encoding APOBEC1 complementation factor isoform X4, with product MMMDFNGNNRGYAFVTFSTKQEAKTAMKQLNNYEIRNGRLLGVCASVDNCRLFVGGIPKTKKREEILSEMRKVTDGVMDVIVYPSAADKSKNRGFAFVEYESHRAAAMARRKLLPGRIQLWGHAIAVDWAEPEVEVDEDTMATVKILYVRNLMLQTTEETIEKEFNSLKPGAVERVKKIRDYAFVHFTQREDAINAMNTLNGKVVDGSPIEVTLAKPVDKDSYVRYTRGTGGRGSSLMQPDYAAYTLGQVYDPSTAYLGAPVFYAPQAYAAIPGQFRFPAAKAHVGGRGLIRTPSVREIYMTVPVGAAGVRGLGGRGYLAYTAGGGAVGRGGSGGASYGLKGDKQAEEKLYDLLPGMELTPMNPAAMSMKAAAIKPATQVLDELCQKNNWGHPVYQLHSAIGPDQRQLFLYKITIPALATQYPNVHPFTPAKLCAAVEEAKVHAAEHTLQTLGMQTEVPADAGCATAAAVASVAFPGFALASPASSAVASQLKQAVSLGQDLTTYTTYEGYPAFAVTTRHSDGYGVF from the exons atgatgatggaCTTTAACGGGAACAACAGAGGTTACGCCTTCGTCACCttcagcaccaaacaggaagCCAAAACAGCCATGAAGCAGCTCAACAACTACGAGATCAG GAATGGCCGCCTGCTCGGCGTTTGTGCCAGCGTCGACAACTGCCGTCTGTTTGTCGGCGGGATTCCAAAGACCAAGAAGCGCGAGGAGATCCTGTCTGAGATGAGGAAGGTCACTGACGGGGTCATGGACGTCATCGTGTACCCGAGCGCCGCCGACAAATCCAAGAACCGAGGCTTCGCCTTCGTCGAGTACGAGAGCCACCGAGCAGCCGCCATGGCTCGCCGCAAACTGCTGCCAG GTCGTATTCAACTGTGGGGTCACGCCATCGCCGTGGACTGGGCGGAGcctgaggtggaggtggatgAGGATACCATGGCGACCGtcaagatactgtatgtcaggaACCTGATGCTGCAGACCACAGAGGAGACCATCGAGAAGGAGTTCAACAGCCTCAAACCAG GTGCAGTGGAGCGAGTGAAGAAGATCAGAGACTACGCCTTTGTCCATTTCACTCAGAGGGAAGACGCCATCAACGCCATGAACACCCTCAACGGAAAG gTGGTGGACGGGTCTCCTATCGAGGTGACTCTGGCCAAACCGGTGGACAAAGACAGTTATGTCCGTTACACCAGAGGGACGGGAGGACGAGGAAGCTCTCTGATGCAGCCCGACTACGCTGCCTACACCCTGGGACAG GTGTACGACCCCTCGACGGCGTATCTCGGTGCACCCGTGTTTTATGCCCCTCAGGCCTACGCTGCCATACCGGGTCAGTTCCGCTTCCCGGCGGCCAAAGCTCACGTTGGAGGTCGAGGTCTGATCAGGACGCCGTCTGTCAGAG AAATTTACATGACTGTACCTGTAGGGGCTGCGGGGGTGCGGGGGCTGGGTGGGCGTGGCTACCTGGCCTACACTGCTGGGGGTGGAGCCGTGGGCCGAGGCGGCAGCGGCGGCGCCTCCTACGGTCTGAAGGGGGACAAGCAGGCGGAGGAGAAGCTGTATGACCTGCTGCCGGGCATGGAGCTGACCCCAATGAACCCTGCCGCCATGAGCATGAAGGCTGCCGCCATCAAACCTGCAACACAG GTTCTGGATGAGTTGTGTCAGAAGAATAACTGGGGTCATCCGGTCTATCAGCTCCACTCTGCCATCGGTCCGGACCAGAGACAACTCTTCCTCTACAAGATCACCATACCGGCTCTGGCTACTCAGTACCCCAACGT cCATCCCTTCACCCCTGCTAAGCTGTGTGCGGCTGTAGAAGAGGCTAAAGTCCACGCGGCCGAGCACACCCTGCAGACTCTCGGTATGCAGACAGAGGTCCCCGCTGACGCCGGCTGCGCTACTGCTGCCGCTGTGGCTTCGGTAGCCTTCCCAG GTTTCGCTCTGGCGAGCCCGGCGTCGTCAGCGGTCGCCTCCCAGCTGAAGCAGGCCGTATCTCTGGGTCAGGACCTGACCACCTACACCACCTACGAGGGCTACCCTGCGTTTGCCGTGACGACACGCCACAGCGATGGATATGGCGTTTTTTAA
- the a1cf gene encoding APOBEC1 complementation factor isoform X3 — MLKFGKIYEVRMMMDFNGNNRGYAFVTFSTKQEAKTAMKQLNNYEIRNGRLLGVCASVDNCRLFVGGIPKTKKREEILSEMRKVTDGVMDVIVYPSAADKSKNRGFAFVEYESHRAAAMARRKLLPGRIQLWGHAIAVDWAEPEVEVDEDTMATVKILYVRNLMLQTTEETIEKEFNSLKPGAVERVKKIRDYAFVHFTQREDAINAMNTLNGKVVDGSPIEVTLAKPVDKDSYVRYTRGTGGRGSSLMQPDYAAYTLGQVYDPSTAYLGAPVFYAPQAYAAIPGQFRFPAAKAHVGGRGLIRTPSVREIYMTVPVGAAGVRGLGGRGYLAYTAGGGAVGRGGSGGASYGLKGDKQAEEKLYDLLPGMELTPMNPAAMSMKAAAIKPATQVLDELCQKNNWGHPVYQLHSAIGPDQRQLFLYKITIPALATQYPNVHPFTPAKLCAAVEEAKVHAAEHTLQTLGMQTEVPADAGCATAAAVASVAFPGFALASPASSAVASQLKQAVSLGQDLTTYTTYEGYPAFAVTTRHSDGYGVF; from the exons ATGTTAAAG tTTGGAAAGATCTACGaggtgaggatgatgatggaCTTTAACGGGAACAACAGAGGTTACGCCTTCGTCACCttcagcaccaaacaggaagCCAAAACAGCCATGAAGCAGCTCAACAACTACGAGATCAG GAATGGCCGCCTGCTCGGCGTTTGTGCCAGCGTCGACAACTGCCGTCTGTTTGTCGGCGGGATTCCAAAGACCAAGAAGCGCGAGGAGATCCTGTCTGAGATGAGGAAGGTCACTGACGGGGTCATGGACGTCATCGTGTACCCGAGCGCCGCCGACAAATCCAAGAACCGAGGCTTCGCCTTCGTCGAGTACGAGAGCCACCGAGCAGCCGCCATGGCTCGCCGCAAACTGCTGCCAG GTCGTATTCAACTGTGGGGTCACGCCATCGCCGTGGACTGGGCGGAGcctgaggtggaggtggatgAGGATACCATGGCGACCGtcaagatactgtatgtcaggaACCTGATGCTGCAGACCACAGAGGAGACCATCGAGAAGGAGTTCAACAGCCTCAAACCAG GTGCAGTGGAGCGAGTGAAGAAGATCAGAGACTACGCCTTTGTCCATTTCACTCAGAGGGAAGACGCCATCAACGCCATGAACACCCTCAACGGAAAG gTGGTGGACGGGTCTCCTATCGAGGTGACTCTGGCCAAACCGGTGGACAAAGACAGTTATGTCCGTTACACCAGAGGGACGGGAGGACGAGGAAGCTCTCTGATGCAGCCCGACTACGCTGCCTACACCCTGGGACAG GTGTACGACCCCTCGACGGCGTATCTCGGTGCACCCGTGTTTTATGCCCCTCAGGCCTACGCTGCCATACCGGGTCAGTTCCGCTTCCCGGCGGCCAAAGCTCACGTTGGAGGTCGAGGTCTGATCAGGACGCCGTCTGTCAGAG AAATTTACATGACTGTACCTGTAGGGGCTGCGGGGGTGCGGGGGCTGGGTGGGCGTGGCTACCTGGCCTACACTGCTGGGGGTGGAGCCGTGGGCCGAGGCGGCAGCGGCGGCGCCTCCTACGGTCTGAAGGGGGACAAGCAGGCGGAGGAGAAGCTGTATGACCTGCTGCCGGGCATGGAGCTGACCCCAATGAACCCTGCCGCCATGAGCATGAAGGCTGCCGCCATCAAACCTGCAACACAG GTTCTGGATGAGTTGTGTCAGAAGAATAACTGGGGTCATCCGGTCTATCAGCTCCACTCTGCCATCGGTCCGGACCAGAGACAACTCTTCCTCTACAAGATCACCATACCGGCTCTGGCTACTCAGTACCCCAACGT cCATCCCTTCACCCCTGCTAAGCTGTGTGCGGCTGTAGAAGAGGCTAAAGTCCACGCGGCCGAGCACACCCTGCAGACTCTCGGTATGCAGACAGAGGTCCCCGCTGACGCCGGCTGCGCTACTGCTGCCGCTGTGGCTTCGGTAGCCTTCCCAG GTTTCGCTCTGGCGAGCCCGGCGTCGTCAGCGGTCGCCTCCCAGCTGAAGCAGGCCGTATCTCTGGGTCAGGACCTGACCACCTACACCACCTACGAGGGCTACCCTGCGTTTGCCGTGACGACACGCCACAGCGATGGATATGGCGTTTTTTAA
- the a1cf gene encoding APOBEC1 complementation factor isoform X1, with protein MESNQKASGDGLAGTQKEAALRALMQRTGYQLRQENGQRRYGGPPPGWDGTPPERGSEIFVGKLPRDLFEDELVPLCEKFGKIYEVRMMMDFNGNNRGYAFVTFSTKQEAKTAMKQLNNYEIRNGRLLGVCASVDNCRLFVGGIPKTKKREEILSEMRKVTDGVMDVIVYPSAADKSKNRGFAFVEYESHRAAAMARRKLLPGRIQLWGHAIAVDWAEPEVEVDEDTMATVKILYVRNLMLQTTEETIEKEFNSLKPGAVERVKKIRDYAFVHFTQREDAINAMNTLNGKVVDGSPIEVTLAKPVDKDSYVRYTRGTGGRGSSLMQPDYAAYTLGQVYDPSTAYLGAPVFYAPQAYAAIPGQFRFPAAKAHVGGRGLIRTPSVREIYMTVPVGAAGVRGLGGRGYLAYTAGGGAVGRGGSGGASYGLKGDKQAEEKLYDLLPGMELTPMNPAAMSMKAAAIKPATQVLDELCQKNNWGHPVYQLHSAIGPDQRQLFLYKITIPALATQYPNVHPFTPAKLCAAVEEAKVHAAEHTLQTLGMQTEVPADAGCATAAAVASVAFPGFALASPASSAVASQLKQAVSLGQDLTTYTTYEGYPAFAVTTRHSDGYGVF; from the exons ATGGAATCCAATCAGAAAGCAAGCGGGGACGGACTGGCGGGGACGCAGAAGGAGGCGGCGCTCCGGGCGCTCATGCAGCGCACAGGATACCAGCTGAGACAG GAGAACGGGCAGCGGCGGTACGGCGGCCCTCCACCCGGGTGGGACGGCACACCACCGGAGAGAGGCAGCGAGATCTTTGTGGGGAAACTACCGAGAGATCTGTTTGAAGACGAGCTGGTGCCGCTGTGTGAGAAG tTTGGAAAGATCTACGaggtgaggatgatgatggaCTTTAACGGGAACAACAGAGGTTACGCCTTCGTCACCttcagcaccaaacaggaagCCAAAACAGCCATGAAGCAGCTCAACAACTACGAGATCAG GAATGGCCGCCTGCTCGGCGTTTGTGCCAGCGTCGACAACTGCCGTCTGTTTGTCGGCGGGATTCCAAAGACCAAGAAGCGCGAGGAGATCCTGTCTGAGATGAGGAAGGTCACTGACGGGGTCATGGACGTCATCGTGTACCCGAGCGCCGCCGACAAATCCAAGAACCGAGGCTTCGCCTTCGTCGAGTACGAGAGCCACCGAGCAGCCGCCATGGCTCGCCGCAAACTGCTGCCAG GTCGTATTCAACTGTGGGGTCACGCCATCGCCGTGGACTGGGCGGAGcctgaggtggaggtggatgAGGATACCATGGCGACCGtcaagatactgtatgtcaggaACCTGATGCTGCAGACCACAGAGGAGACCATCGAGAAGGAGTTCAACAGCCTCAAACCAG GTGCAGTGGAGCGAGTGAAGAAGATCAGAGACTACGCCTTTGTCCATTTCACTCAGAGGGAAGACGCCATCAACGCCATGAACACCCTCAACGGAAAG gTGGTGGACGGGTCTCCTATCGAGGTGACTCTGGCCAAACCGGTGGACAAAGACAGTTATGTCCGTTACACCAGAGGGACGGGAGGACGAGGAAGCTCTCTGATGCAGCCCGACTACGCTGCCTACACCCTGGGACAG GTGTACGACCCCTCGACGGCGTATCTCGGTGCACCCGTGTTTTATGCCCCTCAGGCCTACGCTGCCATACCGGGTCAGTTCCGCTTCCCGGCGGCCAAAGCTCACGTTGGAGGTCGAGGTCTGATCAGGACGCCGTCTGTCAGAG AAATTTACATGACTGTACCTGTAGGGGCTGCGGGGGTGCGGGGGCTGGGTGGGCGTGGCTACCTGGCCTACACTGCTGGGGGTGGAGCCGTGGGCCGAGGCGGCAGCGGCGGCGCCTCCTACGGTCTGAAGGGGGACAAGCAGGCGGAGGAGAAGCTGTATGACCTGCTGCCGGGCATGGAGCTGACCCCAATGAACCCTGCCGCCATGAGCATGAAGGCTGCCGCCATCAAACCTGCAACACAG GTTCTGGATGAGTTGTGTCAGAAGAATAACTGGGGTCATCCGGTCTATCAGCTCCACTCTGCCATCGGTCCGGACCAGAGACAACTCTTCCTCTACAAGATCACCATACCGGCTCTGGCTACTCAGTACCCCAACGT cCATCCCTTCACCCCTGCTAAGCTGTGTGCGGCTGTAGAAGAGGCTAAAGTCCACGCGGCCGAGCACACCCTGCAGACTCTCGGTATGCAGACAGAGGTCCCCGCTGACGCCGGCTGCGCTACTGCTGCCGCTGTGGCTTCGGTAGCCTTCCCAG GTTTCGCTCTGGCGAGCCCGGCGTCGTCAGCGGTCGCCTCCCAGCTGAAGCAGGCCGTATCTCTGGGTCAGGACCTGACCACCTACACCACCTACGAGGGCTACCCTGCGTTTGCCGTGACGACACGCCACAGCGATGGATATGGCGTTTTTTAA
- the LOC121887035 gene encoding class II histocompatibility antigen, M beta 1 chain-like — MDKHRLHSLLLLLLLRHTEVTADGKYFHILKTCQFIEEGSQFDVQYQIRYQYNGRLQALYNSSTEKVVGFTEYGNMFADEVNKDPQYLKVRRNDLNYYCKIYAALIYKDIQGKAVPPVTRLKSVKSGSSGDSEVLVCSAYNFYPQQIKLSWLRDGVVIPDTPSMVTTEMPGGAWRYQVHSHLERSPDTGQDIRCMVEHVGLQEPQLLQLDQSELESQVSWPLGGSFLGVGVTVLLCATGFCWWKTH; from the exons ATGgacaaacacagactgcacTCTCTGCTTCTGCTCTTACTTCTTCGACACACAG AGGTGACTGCAGATGGAAAATACTTCCACATTCTGAAGACGTGTCAGTTCATCGAGGAGGGCTCGCAGTTTGATGTGCAGTATCAGATTCGGTACCAGTACAATGGCCGCCTGCAGGCGCTGTACAACAGCTCTACAGAGAAGGTGGTTGGATTCACAGAGTACGGAAACATGTTTGCAGATGAAGTTAATAAAGATCCTCAATACCTGAAGGTCAGGAGAAATGACCTGAACTACTACTGCAAAATCTACGCTGCTCTGATATACAAAGACATACAAGGGAAAGCAG TGCCTCCTGTCACCAGGCTGAAGTCAGTGAAGTCCGGTAGCAGCGGAGACTCTGAGGTTTTGGTCTGCAGTGCCTACAACTTCTACCCACAGCAGATCAAACTGTCCTGGCTGAGAGATGGCGTCGTCATACCAGACACCCCAAGCATGGTGACCACAGAGATGCCTGGCGGTGCCTGGCGCTACCAGGTCCACTCCCATCTGGAACGCTCCCCGGACACAGGGCAAGACATCCGCTGCATGGTGGAGCACGTCGGGCTGCAGGAGCCTCAGCTGCTGCAACTGG ACCAGTCTGAGCTGGAGTCCCAGGTGTCCTGGCCACTGGGTGGATCCTTTCTGGGAGTCGGAGTGACTGTTCTGCTCTGTGCGACAGGATTCTGCTGGTGGAAGACACActga